In a single window of the Bos taurus isolate L1 Dominette 01449 registration number 42190680 breed Hereford chromosome 23, ARS-UCD2.0, whole genome shotgun sequence genome:
- the BOLA-DRB2 gene encoding H-2 class II histocompatibility antigen, E-S beta chain isoform X5, whose translation MKEFLVLPSLLATPFSLAHWWALQSVISRSPPSDQIFHVFTAHFIHQFKGECRFSNGLERMRFFARYIYNTQEDVHFDSDVGEFTALTELGRLDAEYWNQQKDFMEQMRAKVDTLCRSNYQGIGSFLRQRRVEPTVTVYPAKTQPLQHHNLLVCSVNGFYPGHIEVRWFWNSHEEEAGVISTGLIQNGDWTFQTMVMLETVPQSGEVYTCQVEHPSRTSPLTVEWRAQSDSAQRKLMSGIGGFVLGLLFLGVGLFIHLRSKKGHPALQPIGPLS comes from the exons ATGAAGGAGTTCCTAGTGCTCCCTTCTCTCCTAGCGACCCCCTTCTCCCTCGCCCATTGGTGGGCGTTGCAGTCAGTCATTTCCAGGAGCCCGCCCAGTGATCAGATCTTTCACGTCTTCACAGCGCATTTCATCCATCAGTTTAAGGGTGAGTGTCGTTTCTCCAACGGGTTGGAGCGGATGCGGTTCTTTGCCAGATACATCTACAACACGCAGGAGGATGTGCATTTCGACAGCGATGTGGGGGAGTTCACGGCCCTGACGGAGCTGGGGAGGCTGGACGCCGAGTACTGGAACCAGCAAAAGGACTTCATGGAGCAGATGCGGGCCAAGGTGGACACGTTGTGCAGATCCAACTACCAGGGCATTGGTAGCTTCCTGAGGCAGCGCCGAG TGGAGCCTACAGTGACTGTGTATCCTGCAAAGACCCAGCCCCTGCAGCACCACAACCTCCTGGTCTGCTCTGTGAACGGTTTCTACCCAGGCCACATTGAAGTCAGGTGGTTCTGGAACAGCCATGAAGAGGAGGCTGGGGTGATCTCCACAGGCCTGATCCAGAATGGAGACTGGACCTTCCAGACCATGGTGATGCTTGAAACAGTTCCTCAGAGTGGAGAGGTCTACACCTGCCAAGTGGAGCACCCCAGCCGGACGAGCCCTCTCACAGTGGAATGGA GAGCACAGTCTGACTCTGCTCAGAGGAAGCTGATGAGTGGAATCGGAGGCTTTGTTCTGGGTCTGCTCTTCCTTGGCGTGGGACTGTTCATCCACCTCAGGAGTAAGAAAG gACACCCTGCACTTCAGCCTATAG GACCCCTGAGCTGA